Part of the Methanobacterium alcaliphilum genome is shown below.
TACTGTTCCAGAAATAAGTAATGCGAATAATAAAGTAAATATGATGGCAATTAATGATTTTTGCATATCTTCTCGTATATTTTCACCTCCTTTTTCGCTTATTAGTATGCAAATTATTAATTAGTATTCCTATTATAAATAGATTAATTTTGTTCGCATTATTTCGCAAGGTGACATGAATTATACGAACAAATATTACAATAAAGTAGTATAAACTGACATTTCCGTTATTAAAATATAGGCATCTAATTTTTGGGAATATATTCACTAAAAAATAAAAAAATTATTTATATATGATAGAATAGTCACAAAACAATAAGTTTGAAAAATAATTTTAATTCCATGAAAACATTATTTAAATAGAAAGTACAAAACAAGCAGTCGGTGATAAAATGTGCGAATCTAATGCTTATTCTACTGATGGTTCCATTCTAATGGAAGATGTAATATCCATCAAAATTGAAGGCGAGGACATTCATATGGTGGACATATTAAACCAAAGAAAGGACTTAAAAGGCACAATAGTTGAAATAGACCTAGACGCCCATAAAATATATATAAAAATTAACTAATTTTAAAACTTTTTTTCTTATCTAATGGTGTGACTGTGTTGAACGAGCTAATGTTATCTCTTCAAAATTTTTTCACAATCTATGGATCATTAGGTGTATTTTTAGGAAGTTTTATAGAAGAAATTATTGCCCCTATACCCTCCACTTTAATAATCATGGGAAGTAGCTTTTTCATGATGCATGGCGCCCCAGTTAATGCCATTACAGTACTCCAACTATTTTTTTATGTTTGTATTCCTGCTTCTTTAGGTCTTACCCTTGGCTCACTATTCCTCTATGGGATTGGATATTCTATTGGCAAACCATTCATTAACCGGTGGGGTCATTATCTTGGTTTTTCCTGGGATGATGTGGAAAAAACTCAGAAAAAATTTGAAGAAAGTAAAAGTGACGATATGGTATTATTAACTTTAAGGGCCATCCCCATTATCCCCAGTATCGCCATCAGCACATTTTGTGGTATTGTTAGATATAAAATCAAAAATTATATTCTGATAACATTTTTAGGAAGTCTGGTCCGTGCATTCATATTAGGATTTATAGGCTGGCAATTTGGAAGGTTCTATGAACAGATTGCAGATCAAATAGCAGTATATGAAAATTTGGTTATAATAGGGTTAGTAATTCTGGTAATTGGCTATGTACTACGCGTGAAATACTGGAAAAAAGACGGATCATTATTATAAAAAATTTTTTAAATTGATACTTATTAAAAATACTA
Proteins encoded:
- a CDS encoding CooT family nickel-binding protein, whose amino-acid sequence is MCESNAYSTDGSILMEDVISIKIEGEDIHMVDILNQRKDLKGTIVEIDLDAHKIYIKIN
- a CDS encoding DedA family protein; protein product: MLNELMLSLQNFFTIYGSLGVFLGSFIEEIIAPIPSTLIIMGSSFFMMHGAPVNAITVLQLFFYVCIPASLGLTLGSLFLYGIGYSIGKPFINRWGHYLGFSWDDVEKTQKKFEESKSDDMVLLTLRAIPIIPSIAISTFCGIVRYKIKNYILITFLGSLVRAFILGFIGWQFGRFYEQIADQIAVYENLVIIGLVILVIGYVLRVKYWKKDGSLL